Proteins from a single region of Juglans microcarpa x Juglans regia isolate MS1-56 chromosome 5S, Jm3101_v1.0, whole genome shotgun sequence:
- the LOC121267124 gene encoding uncharacterized mitochondrial protein AtMg00810-like → MPSYLQNYHCNLATSASQSSTRDPATNPELEPSFYHQAVQHAYWRAAMSAELSALEMNDTWALTTLPPNKTPIGCKWASRQWNSKFTSVLFNMGFSQSKADYSLFTKKEGSSFVALLLYVYDILLASSEVAAIEIVKKSLSAEFKLKDLGPSKFFLGMKIARSKKGISLSQRKYTPELVSDSGLLAAKPALFPMDTHVKLSKDDGELVDDILAYRRLIGRLLYLTHTRPDITFAVHHLSQFLDSPQMPHLQAAMRILTCLKSAPGQGLLFPASSKVHIKAFSNSDWASCPYTRRSLSGYCIFIGDSLVSWKSKKQHTISRSLAEAEYRSMAFTVCEII, encoded by the exons ATGCCTAGTTATTTGCAAAACTATCATTGCAATTTAGCTACTTCTGCTTCTCAATCATCTACCAGGGATCCTGCTACTAATCCAG AATTAGAACCTTCATTTTATCACCAAGCTGTCCAGCATGCTTATTGGAGAGCTGCTATGTCTGCAGAATTATCTGCATTAGAAATGAATGACACTTGGGCTCTCACAACATTACCACCTAATAAAACTCCTATAGGTTGTAAGTgg GCTTCAAGACAATGGAATTCCAAGTTCACTTCTGTGCTGTTTAACATGGGATTCTCACAATCAAAGGCTGACTATTCCTTGTTTACTAAGAAAGAAGGAAGCTCATTTGTTGCCTTGTTGTTGTATGTATATGATATACTGCTAGCTAGTAGTGAAGTAGCTGCAATTGAGATTGTTAAAAAATCTCTAAGTGCTGAATTCAAATTGAAAGATTTGGGGccatcaaaattttttcttggcATGAAAATAGCTAGATCAAAAAAGGGCATCTCTTTGTCTCAAAGAAAGTATACTCCAGAGCTCGTTTCAGATTCTGGTTTACTTGCTGCAAAACCAGCTTTATTTCCTATGGATACTCATGTGAAGTTATCAAAAGATGATGGTGAATTAGTGGATGATATTTTAGCTTACAGAAGGCTAATTGGCAGGTTATTGTATTTGACTCATACCAGACCCGACATTACATTTGCAGTACACCATCTTAGTCAATTCTTAGATAGCCCTCAAATGCCCCATTTACAAGCTGCTATGAGAATCTTGACATGTCTCAAGTCTGCTCCTGGACAAGGTCTACTGTTTCCAGCTTCATCAAAGGTTCATATAAAAGCTTTTTCAAATTCAGACTGGGCTAGTTGTCCATATACTCGTAGATCACTAAGTGGCTATTGTATTTTCATTGGGGATTCTCTTGTATCATGGAAATCTAAGAAGCAACACACAATATCAAGATCTTTAGCTGAGGCTGAATATAGATCAATGGCATTCACTGTTTGTGAAATTATCTAG